The following coding sequences lie in one Prochlorococcus marinus XMU1412 genomic window:
- a CDS encoding 3'(2'),5'-bisphosphate nucleotidase CysQ, with amino-acid sequence MIKLPNGVNVNNLIDDLKNLSWEVADILLTYSDIIKKSEKKSEILKNKNINDPVTLADLEVNELIIKRINQKYPNVNWGILSEENFKIKTNYYDRNTDWLWVLDPLDGTKDFIQGTGNFAMHLALNYKRRPHIGIVLIPEKDELWISYANTIWLEKRNGSIQKQNFSETNILQKMTVVTSKNHGNEKLKNLIDNIKFKKIIVMGSIGCKVASILRGESDIYISLSLPGKSAPKDWDFAAPEAILKAAGGAITNINNEDLVYGTTTLEHPGIIIASNSEQNHKKICTQISEIIQKYDIYP; translated from the coding sequence ATGATTAAATTACCTAATGGAGTGAATGTCAATAATCTTATAGATGACCTGAAAAATTTAAGCTGGGAAGTGGCAGATATTTTGTTAACTTATTCTGATATTATTAAAAAATCAGAAAAAAAATCCGAAATTCTTAAAAATAAAAATATTAATGACCCCGTAACTCTGGCTGATTTGGAAGTTAATGAGTTAATTATTAAGAGAATAAATCAAAAATACCCTAATGTTAATTGGGGAATTTTGAGCGAAGAAAACTTTAAAATCAAAACTAATTATTACGATCGAAATACAGATTGGCTTTGGGTTCTTGATCCTTTAGATGGAACTAAGGATTTTATTCAAGGGACCGGAAATTTTGCCATGCACTTAGCTTTGAACTATAAAAGAAGGCCACATATTGGAATAGTTCTCATCCCCGAAAAAGATGAATTATGGATTTCTTATGCAAATACAATTTGGCTTGAGAAAAGAAATGGAAGTATTCAAAAACAAAATTTTTCCGAAACAAATATTCTCCAAAAGATGACAGTAGTAACTAGTAAAAACCATGGAAATGAGAAATTGAAAAATTTGATTGATAATATTAAATTTAAGAAAATAATTGTAATGGGAAGTATTGGATGTAAAGTTGCTTCAATTCTTAGAGGAGAAAGTGATATCTACATTTCATTAAGTTTGCCCGGCAAAAGCGCTCCAAAAGACTGGGATTTTGCTGCACCAGAAGCAATTTTAAAAGCTGCTGGGGGAGCAATAACGAATATTAATAACGAAGATTTGGTTTATGGTACAACTACTTTGGAGCATCCAGGTATAATAATCGCGTCAAATAGCGAACAAAATCATAAAAAAATTTGCACGCAAATATCTGAAATTATCCAAAAATATGATATCTACCCTTAG
- the gmd gene encoding GDP-mannose 4,6-dehydratase codes for MSKTALITGITGQDGSYLAEFLLKKNYIVHGLKRRSSNFNTQRIDHIFQDPHENGNNFFLHYGDLTDSTNLIRLINEIKPDEIYNLAAQSHVAVSFETPEYTANCDALGTLRILEAVRILNLVETTKIYQASTSELYGLIQESPQSESTPFYPRSPYAVAKLYAYWITVNYREAYKMFACNGILFNHESPRRGETFVTRKITRGLARIDAGLDNLIFVGNLDSLRDWGHAKDFVEMQWLMLQQDEPEDYVIATGKQISVRQFISIASEAIGWGGILWEGKGLDEIGRRKDNGKVVIKVDSRYFRPTEVDNLLGNSDKAKKKLGWEPKTDIKQLIYEMIQNDVNETKTIV; via the coding sequence ATGTCAAAGACTGCATTGATCACAGGAATTACAGGGCAGGACGGGAGTTATCTAGCAGAGTTTCTTTTGAAAAAAAACTATATAGTTCATGGGTTAAAAAGAAGATCAAGCAATTTTAATACTCAAAGAATTGATCATATTTTTCAGGATCCTCATGAAAATGGAAATAATTTTTTTCTGCATTATGGAGATTTAACAGATAGTACTAATTTAATAAGATTGATTAATGAAATAAAACCTGATGAAATTTATAATTTAGCTGCCCAGAGTCATGTTGCCGTTAGTTTTGAGACTCCGGAGTATACTGCTAATTGCGATGCATTGGGAACGTTAAGAATATTAGAAGCAGTAAGAATTTTAAACTTAGTTGAAACTACAAAAATATATCAAGCAAGTACATCAGAATTATATGGCCTAATTCAAGAGTCTCCTCAAAGCGAATCAACCCCCTTTTATCCAAGAAGTCCTTATGCAGTAGCAAAGTTATATGCCTATTGGATAACTGTTAATTATAGAGAGGCATACAAAATGTTTGCATGCAATGGTATTTTATTTAACCATGAATCACCTAGAAGGGGTGAAACTTTTGTCACTAGAAAAATAACTAGAGGCTTAGCTAGAATAGATGCGGGTTTAGATAATTTAATTTTTGTAGGGAACTTAGACTCTTTAAGAGACTGGGGTCATGCTAAAGATTTCGTAGAAATGCAGTGGCTTATGCTTCAGCAAGATGAACCAGAAGATTATGTAATCGCAACTGGCAAACAAATCTCAGTAAGACAATTTATAAGCATCGCTAGCGAAGCAATTGGTTGGGGAGGGATACTCTGGGAAGGTAAGGGTTTAGATGAAATAGGTAGAAGAAAAGATAATGGGAAAGTTGTTATCAAAGTTGACTCGAGATATTTTAGGCCAACAGAAGTAGATAATCTATTAGGAAATTCAGACAAAGCAAAGAAAAAATTAGGCTGGGAACCAAAAACCGACATAAAGCAGTTAATTTATGAAATGATACAAAATGATGTGAATGAAACTAAAACTATTGTTTGA
- a CDS encoding polyribonucleotide nucleotidyltransferase: MEGQNKSITFDGREIRLTTGLYAPQANGSVMIECGDTSLLVTATKTAKKETSDFLPLICDYEEKLYAAGRIPGGFMRREGRPPERATLIARLIDRPMRPLFPSWMRDEIQIVASCLSLDERVPADVLAVTGASIATLLGEIPFYGPMAAVRVGLIGDDFILNPSYREIEKGDLDIVVAGSPDGIVMIEAGANQLSEQDTIEAIDFGYEAVTELIKSQEDLLKDLGIKHVKPSDPEEDKTLPSYLEKNCTKGIELILKKFDLSKEERDLELEEIKVETQGKIESLKDDNQLKILLTENDKLLSSDFKKLTKKLMRSQIINDGKRVDGRDLDEVRKISASAGILPKRVHGSALFQRGLTQVLSTTTLGTPSDAQEMDDLNPSTEKTYLHHYNFPPYSVGETRPMRTPGRREIGHGALAERAIIPVLPGKETFPYVLRVVSEVLSSNGSTSMGSVCGSTLSLLDAGVPLKAPVSGTAMGLIKEGKEVRILTDIQGIEDFLGDMDFKVAGTDKGITALQMDMKITGLSVSIISDAIKKARPARLHILEKMQEAIDKPQESLSPHAPRLLSFRIDPELIGTVIGPGGRTIKGITERTNTKIDIEDGGIVTIASHDGAAAEEAQKIIEGLTRKVHEGEIFSGVVTRIIPIGAFVEILPGKEGMVHISQLSEARVERVEDVVRQGDEVTVRVREIDSRGRINLTLRGVGQNSGMSYPEPTPTPVAPLN; the protein is encoded by the coding sequence GTGGAAGGACAAAATAAGTCGATCACGTTTGACGGACGAGAGATACGACTAACTACAGGGCTATATGCTCCCCAAGCAAACGGATCAGTAATGATTGAGTGTGGTGACACATCGTTATTAGTTACAGCAACAAAAACCGCAAAAAAAGAAACTTCAGACTTTCTACCTCTAATATGCGACTATGAAGAAAAACTTTATGCTGCCGGAAGAATTCCTGGTGGTTTTATGAGGAGAGAAGGTCGCCCGCCAGAAAGAGCGACTTTAATTGCAAGGTTGATTGATAGACCAATGAGACCGCTTTTCCCTTCATGGATGCGAGATGAAATACAAATAGTTGCCTCTTGCCTTTCATTAGATGAAAGGGTTCCAGCAGATGTATTAGCAGTTACTGGGGCTTCAATTGCAACTTTGCTTGGAGAGATTCCATTTTATGGGCCAATGGCCGCAGTTAGAGTTGGTCTCATTGGAGATGATTTCATCTTGAATCCAAGCTACAGAGAAATAGAGAAGGGTGATTTAGACATTGTTGTTGCAGGATCACCTGACGGTATTGTCATGATTGAGGCAGGTGCTAACCAATTATCAGAGCAAGATACTATCGAAGCTATAGATTTTGGTTATGAGGCAGTAACTGAACTAATTAAATCTCAAGAAGATTTACTAAAAGATCTAGGCATAAAACACGTTAAACCATCGGACCCTGAAGAAGATAAAACATTGCCCTCTTATTTAGAGAAAAATTGCACAAAAGGGATTGAATTAATCTTAAAGAAATTTGATCTGTCAAAAGAAGAGAGAGATCTTGAACTTGAAGAAATAAAAGTTGAGACTCAAGGTAAAATTGAATCTTTAAAGGATGATAACCAGTTAAAAATTCTTTTAACAGAAAACGATAAGTTATTAAGTTCCGACTTTAAAAAACTTACAAAAAAATTAATGAGGTCACAAATTATTAATGATGGCAAAAGAGTTGATGGTAGAGATCTAGACGAAGTAAGAAAAATATCAGCTTCTGCAGGAATCCTCCCAAAAAGAGTACATGGTTCTGCATTATTTCAAAGAGGTTTAACCCAGGTTTTATCAACGACAACTTTGGGAACTCCTAGTGACGCTCAGGAAATGGATGACCTTAATCCAAGTACTGAAAAAACTTATCTGCATCACTATAATTTTCCACCCTATTCTGTGGGAGAAACTAGACCAATGAGAACTCCTGGGAGGAGAGAAATTGGCCATGGAGCATTAGCTGAGAGAGCAATAATCCCCGTACTTCCTGGGAAAGAGACATTTCCTTATGTGTTAAGAGTAGTTAGTGAAGTTTTAAGTTCCAACGGATCAACTTCGATGGGATCTGTATGTGGCAGTACACTTTCATTATTAGATGCAGGTGTTCCTTTAAAAGCTCCTGTAAGTGGTACTGCTATGGGCTTAATAAAAGAGGGAAAGGAAGTACGAATTCTTACAGATATTCAAGGAATTGAAGACTTTCTTGGAGACATGGATTTTAAAGTTGCTGGTACTGATAAGGGAATAACTGCATTACAAATGGATATGAAAATTACAGGTTTATCAGTCTCTATTATTTCTGATGCAATTAAAAAAGCTCGTCCTGCCAGATTACATATATTAGAAAAAATGCAGGAGGCAATAGATAAACCTCAGGAATCCCTTTCTCCGCACGCTCCCCGACTTTTAAGCTTTAGGATTGATCCTGAGCTTATAGGAACAGTCATTGGACCTGGAGGCAGAACAATCAAAGGTATTACTGAAAGAACCAACACAAAAATAGATATAGAGGATGGTGGAATTGTAACTATTGCATCTCACGATGGAGCTGCTGCTGAAGAAGCTCAAAAGATAATAGAAGGCTTAACACGCAAAGTTCATGAGGGTGAGATCTTCTCCGGTGTCGTAACAAGAATAATACCCATCGGTGCTTTTGTAGAAATATTACCGGGCAAAGAAGGGATGGTTCACATCTCTCAATTATCTGAAGCTAGAGTTGAGCGAGTTGAAGACGTAGTAAGACAAGGAGATGAAGTGACAGTTAGAGTAAGAGAGATTGATAGCAGAGGAAGAATTAATCTTACTTTGAGAGGTGTAGGACAAAATAGTGGGATGTCCTATCCTGAGCCAACACCTACTCCAGTAGCTCCATTAAATTAG
- the rsmI gene encoding 16S rRNA (cytidine(1402)-2'-O)-methyltransferase — translation MTNNFLLSHRQEEPEKGILYLVGTPIGNLSDISSRAINILANVSLVACEDTRQTKKIMNRFNISNNLISFNKENSLNKISKLIAELKTGKSIALVSDAGMPGICDPGEDLVSEVKSAGLSVICIPGACAAITALVSSGIPSSKFIFEGFLPKKNIDREKILFEISKNEKTTIIYESPYRLKKLLKELLEFCGGDREIIVARELTKKFEQHVGNNINDVLTYFKDKEVIGEITLIIKGIKKENNQGINKADLKKDLHELIKAGLSISAASKYLAKKNGIKKSIIYNLN, via the coding sequence ATGACAAATAATTTCTTATTATCTCATAGACAAGAGGAACCGGAAAAGGGAATTTTATATCTTGTTGGAACACCAATTGGCAACTTATCAGATATATCCTCTAGAGCAATTAATATTCTTGCCAATGTTTCTTTAGTTGCTTGCGAAGACACAAGACAAACAAAAAAAATAATGAATAGATTTAATATATCTAATAATTTAATAAGTTTTAATAAAGAAAATTCTTTAAACAAAATTTCAAAGTTAATTGCGGAGTTAAAAACAGGGAAATCAATCGCGCTCGTAAGTGATGCTGGGATGCCAGGTATTTGTGATCCCGGAGAGGATTTAGTGAGTGAAGTCAAATCGGCAGGATTAAGTGTTATTTGCATACCTGGAGCATGCGCTGCAATTACGGCACTAGTATCGAGTGGAATTCCATCCTCAAAATTTATATTTGAAGGTTTTCTTCCAAAAAAAAATATTGATAGAGAGAAAATTCTTTTTGAAATTAGTAAGAATGAAAAAACAACTATAATATATGAATCGCCTTATCGCCTAAAGAAATTATTAAAGGAATTATTGGAGTTTTGTGGAGGAGATAGAGAAATTATAGTAGCTAGGGAATTAACTAAAAAGTTTGAACAACACGTGGGGAATAACATAAACGATGTCTTGACGTACTTCAAAGATAAAGAAGTGATAGGTGAAATAACTTTAATTATTAAAGGGATAAAAAAAGAGAATAATCAAGGAATTAATAAAGCAGATTTAAAAAAGGATCTCCATGAATTAATTAAAGCAGGACTAAGTATTTCAGCAGCTTCAAAGTATTTGGCAAAAAAAAATGGCATAAAAAAAAGCATTATTTATAATTTAAATTAG
- a CDS encoding exopolysaccharide biosynthesis polyprenyl glycosylphosphotransferase, translating into MIKTNFWFKNRHHLIINALADSIIFFILFLYSKSFVFKFPITFFLLLFVWIFNSYVLGRYSTNFFKKNSYTFKNFLSTLGAFFLGIFFYLLFDWISNSFIFDNIYKLNLIIYSVVFITISDLILILLKLVIFKNKVEKKWILLEINQEENNVFKNEIITNSKFKIDCANIEELKTMKLVNFEGIIINNADYVPKELLNELKKIKSSGIMIINLFTFYERYFERIPPNLISDKDIISREFFIPRNSNTVRLKRIGDIFLASFLFLITSPLILLAAILIKIEDNGPVFYSQERNGLLDIPYKIWKLRTMKVNSESKGPQWASKKDPRITSVGKYLRKSRLDELPQLLSVIKGEMSLIGPRPERPAFDSKLGLEIPHYNVRKWIKPGLSGWAQVNYPYTSSIEDSEKKLSYDLFYLRNFSFWLDLLIMLKTIKMVLRIKGSSPRK; encoded by the coding sequence ATGATTAAAACAAATTTCTGGTTTAAAAATAGGCATCATCTAATTATAAATGCATTAGCTGACTCAATAATTTTCTTTATTTTATTTTTGTACTCAAAAAGCTTTGTATTTAAATTTCCTATAACATTCTTTTTATTGTTATTTGTTTGGATATTTAACAGTTACGTCCTAGGAAGATACTCAACAAACTTTTTTAAAAAGAATTCATATACCTTTAAGAATTTCCTGTCTACTTTAGGTGCTTTTTTTTTAGGGATATTTTTTTATTTATTATTTGATTGGATTTCAAATTCTTTTATTTTTGACAATATTTATAAATTAAATTTAATAATCTATTCTGTAGTTTTCATAACTATTAGTGATTTAATTTTAATTTTATTAAAGTTAGTAATTTTCAAAAATAAAGTAGAAAAAAAATGGATACTTTTAGAAATAAATCAAGAGGAAAATAATGTATTCAAGAACGAAATCATAACAAACAGTAAATTCAAGATAGATTGCGCAAATATTGAAGAATTAAAAACCATGAAATTGGTTAATTTTGAAGGAATAATTATAAATAACGCAGATTATGTTCCTAAAGAATTACTCAATGAGCTAAAAAAAATAAAGAGTTCCGGAATTATGATTATTAATTTATTTACCTTCTATGAAAGATATTTTGAAAGAATCCCTCCAAACTTAATAAGCGATAAAGATATTATTTCTAGAGAGTTTTTTATACCAAGAAATTCCAATACAGTAAGACTTAAAAGAATTGGTGACATATTTTTAGCATCTTTTCTTTTTTTAATAACTTCACCCCTTATTTTATTAGCCGCTATTCTTATAAAAATCGAAGATAATGGGCCTGTTTTTTATTCTCAAGAAAGAAATGGCTTGCTTGATATCCCTTACAAAATTTGGAAGTTAAGAACAATGAAGGTTAACTCAGAAAGTAAGGGTCCCCAATGGGCTTCAAAAAAAGACCCAAGAATTACATCAGTTGGGAAATATCTAAGAAAATCGAGATTAGACGAGTTACCTCAATTATTATCAGTTATTAAGGGGGAAATGAGCTTAATTGGGCCTAGACCCGAAAGACCTGCTTTTGACAGTAAATTAGGATTAGAGATACCTCACTATAATGTTAGAAAATGGATAAAACCCGGTCTAAGCGGCTGGGCTCAAGTTAATTATCCATATACTTCATCTATTGAAGATTCTGAAAAAAAATTAAGTTATGACCTTTTTTATCTAAGAAATTTTTCTTTTTGGTTAGATTTATTAATTATGCTTAAAACCATCAAAATGGTTTTGCGCATAAAGGGATCAAGTCCTAGAAAATAA
- a CDS encoding GDP-L-fucose synthase family protein has protein sequence MEKLLRKNDRILIAGASGLAGNAILRSFQKAGYGKKELGGEIFTPSRKELNYLDSDNVKQWLKINAPDIVVVAAGKVGGIYANMTYPSEFLLENLKIELNLIENSWKYGVRRLLFLGSSCIYPKNSSCPIKEELLMEGKLEPTNEYYALAKIAGLKLCESLRKQYGFDALTLMPTNLYGPGDNYDNERSHVLAALIKRFIDAKELNKKEVFCWGTGNPKREFLHSNDLGDACVFVLENWDPTKESAPKNKDGELLNMLNVGTGLEISIKELSKKIADIVNFKGEIIWDPSKPDGVSRKVLDVTRLNSLGWEAKISLSKGLEKEIKNYKRKNEN, from the coding sequence ATGGAAAAACTTTTAAGAAAAAATGATAGAATATTGATAGCTGGTGCTAGTGGTTTAGCAGGTAATGCAATATTAAGATCATTTCAAAAAGCAGGCTATGGGAAAAAAGAACTTGGGGGCGAGATCTTTACACCTAGTAGAAAAGAATTAAATTATTTAGATTCAGATAATGTAAAACAGTGGCTAAAAATTAATGCCCCAGATATTGTTGTAGTTGCTGCTGGAAAAGTAGGCGGAATTTATGCAAATATGACTTATCCATCAGAATTTCTTTTAGAAAATTTAAAAATTGAACTAAATCTGATTGAAAACTCTTGGAAATACGGTGTTAGAAGATTATTATTTCTTGGTAGTAGTTGTATTTACCCAAAAAACTCTTCATGCCCAATAAAAGAAGAATTATTGATGGAAGGAAAATTAGAGCCTACCAATGAATACTATGCATTAGCAAAAATTGCTGGTTTAAAATTGTGCGAATCACTAAGAAAACAATATGGATTTGATGCTTTAACACTTATGCCAACCAATCTTTATGGACCTGGAGACAATTATGATAATGAGAGAAGTCATGTATTAGCAGCATTAATTAAAAGGTTTATAGATGCAAAAGAATTAAATAAAAAGGAAGTTTTTTGTTGGGGAACTGGCAACCCAAAAAGAGAATTCTTACATTCTAATGACCTTGGCGATGCTTGCGTTTTTGTCCTAGAGAACTGGGACCCTACGAAAGAATCTGCACCTAAAAACAAAGATGGGGAATTATTAAATATGCTTAATGTTGGAACAGGATTGGAGATAAGTATAAAAGAATTAAGTAAAAAAATTGCAGATATTGTAAATTTCAAAGGAGAAATAATTTGGGACCCCTCGAAACCGGATGGAGTCTCTAGAAAAGTACTTGATGTAACTAGATTGAATTCTCTGGGATGGGAGGCAAAAATTAGCTTATCAAAAGGGCTAGAAAAAGAAATTAAAAACTATAAGAGAAAAAATGAAAATTAA
- a CDS encoding GDP-L-fucose synthase family protein produces MNILITGSTGMVGKNLINHNNAKEYSISGPSSKEINLLDKSKILDWLAKNPTDLIIHCAGLVGGIQANINNQSGFLFNNLQMGINLIDAAYKSGIRNFINLGSSCIYPKNISNEIDESMLLSGKLEETNEGYAIAKISVAKYCQFLSEKGFNYKTIIPCNIYGKYDDFSETGSHMIPGVIARMHKAKINNDNYIEIWGDGKARREFMYAEDLADAIWFCVKNIKQIPKFINVGIGEDFSIKDYYQTISEIVGFKGEFKFNRTKPVGMKRKLICSKIINQLGWMPKFSLNKGISYTYNYYTKEIQN; encoded by the coding sequence TTGAATATCCTTATTACAGGTTCAACTGGAATGGTTGGGAAAAACTTAATAAACCATAATAATGCAAAAGAATATAGTATTTCAGGCCCTAGTAGCAAAGAAATAAATCTTTTAGATAAATCTAAAATCTTGGATTGGCTAGCTAAAAATCCCACTGATCTAATAATCCATTGTGCTGGCTTAGTTGGTGGTATTCAAGCAAATATCAATAATCAAAGTGGATTCCTATTTAATAATTTACAAATGGGAATTAACCTAATTGATGCTGCTTATAAATCAGGGATCAGAAATTTCATAAATCTTGGTAGTTCTTGCATTTACCCGAAAAATATTTCAAATGAGATTGATGAATCAATGCTACTTTCAGGAAAACTAGAGGAAACAAATGAGGGATATGCTATCGCAAAAATTTCAGTAGCAAAATATTGCCAATTCTTATCAGAAAAAGGATTTAATTATAAAACAATTATTCCATGCAATATCTACGGTAAGTATGATGATTTCAGTGAAACAGGATCTCATATGATCCCAGGGGTAATAGCTAGAATGCATAAAGCTAAAATCAATAATGATAATTACATCGAAATATGGGGAGATGGGAAAGCGAGAAGAGAATTCATGTATGCAGAGGATCTAGCGGATGCTATTTGGTTCTGTGTCAAAAATATTAAGCAAATACCTAAATTTATAAATGTTGGGATTGGTGAGGATTTCTCAATAAAGGATTACTACCAAACTATTTCCGAAATAGTAGGATTTAAAGGTGAATTTAAGTTTAACAGAACAAAACCTGTAGGAATGAAAAGAAAATTAATTTGCTCAAAAATAATTAACCAATTAGGATGGATGCCAAAATTTTCCCTTAATAAAGGAATTTCATACACTTATAATTACTACACTAAGGAGATTCAAAATTGA
- a CDS encoding DegT/DnrJ/EryC1/StrS family aminotransferase, protein MSAGLKLASSSWDEEEIKAMQEVIKSGDFSMGKKVLEFEREFASYVKSKYSIMINSGSSANLLMIAALFFKKDNPLKPGDEVIVPAVSWSTTYYPLSQYGLKLKFVDIDKETLNYDLKKLSEAISENTRLLMIVNILGNPNNFSTINEILKDRKIIIVEDNCESLGAKFKNKFTGTFGIMGSYSSFFSHHISTMEGGLITTDDIELYHILLSIRSHGWTRNLPKENKISALKSDNEFEESFKFILPGYNLRPLEISAAVGLKQLIKLPNLIKERRKNAEFMKEIISSSRIFSMQKEIGESSWFGFAIILKNNKDISREKVFKYLDLMKIEYRPVVTGNFLNQPVCKYIDIIDNGIMINANYIDKNAFYIGNHHYDISNSLKELKFIEKEILE, encoded by the coding sequence ATGTCTGCAGGCTTAAAATTAGCATCAAGTTCATGGGATGAAGAAGAAATAAAAGCAATGCAAGAAGTCATTAAATCTGGAGATTTTTCAATGGGGAAGAAGGTCTTAGAATTTGAAAGGGAATTTGCTTCATATGTTAAATCAAAGTATTCAATAATGATAAATTCTGGTTCATCAGCGAATCTCTTAATGATTGCTGCATTATTTTTTAAAAAAGATAATCCTCTTAAACCTGGCGATGAAGTAATAGTGCCTGCTGTTTCTTGGAGTACAACATATTATCCTCTAAGCCAATATGGATTAAAATTAAAATTTGTTGATATAGATAAAGAAACTCTTAATTATGACTTAAAAAAGCTGTCTGAAGCAATATCAGAAAACACAAGGTTGTTAATGATAGTAAATATTCTTGGCAACCCCAATAATTTTTCAACTATAAATGAAATTTTAAAAGACAGAAAAATAATAATAGTGGAAGATAATTGCGAATCACTTGGAGCAAAGTTCAAAAATAAATTTACAGGTACTTTTGGAATTATGGGTTCATACAGCTCATTTTTTTCTCATCATATATCCACTATGGAGGGAGGATTAATAACTACTGATGATATTGAGCTTTACCATATATTATTATCAATAAGATCCCACGGCTGGACGAGAAATTTACCAAAAGAGAATAAAATAAGCGCTTTAAAAAGTGATAATGAATTTGAAGAATCATTTAAATTTATCTTGCCAGGTTATAATCTAAGACCATTAGAAATCTCCGCTGCTGTTGGTTTAAAACAATTAATAAAATTACCAAATTTAATAAAAGAGAGAAGAAAAAATGCTGAATTCATGAAAGAAATAATTTCTTCAAGTAGAATCTTTTCAATGCAAAAAGAAATAGGAGAAAGTAGTTGGTTTGGTTTTGCAATAATATTAAAAAATAACAAAGATATTTCTAGAGAAAAAGTTTTTAAATATTTAGATCTAATGAAAATAGAATATAGACCAGTAGTTACTGGTAATTTCCTGAATCAGCCTGTTTGTAAATATATTGATATTATCGACAATGGGATAATGATAAATGCCAACTATATTGATAAAAATGCTTTTTATATAGGTAATCACCATTACGACATATCAAATTCATTAAAAGAATTAAAATTTATAGAAAAAGAAATTTTAGAATAA
- a CDS encoding O-antigen ligase family protein — protein sequence MYKTLRFSDFIQAENLFRIGIITLASAPFLSSIFFLIAILSVKNSEVNFFEDKWNIPLIISSFWMIIGLVYLNTNVNSSILKNQWDSNLSLVGLFNWIPFFWFFWKCQNFVKSAEQRRKCAIFFIVGTFPVLISGFGQFYFGWEGPLELFNGFIIWYQRPLNGISGMTGMFNNPNYTGAWLSFIIPFTLASFQEDRKSILIRASSFLNFSMVFLGLIITYSRSAWICSLVAFLFQNLDKKFLKFIKIFLILLLFIIPIFFVFKENILFIINKIIPSIFLSEFNQESFKNLDLMRIEIWGFAFKFIFQRPIFGWGSGYFPLALENEIGIWKGHPHNLILEVYFNFGIIVGSILFIFVFTLIARSFKNIFIRKFSTIYDRAWFTSALTLLTSQLVDQQYLDIRISLSIWILLAGLRNIIREQQNLK from the coding sequence ATGTATAAAACGCTTAGATTCTCAGACTTTATACAAGCCGAAAATTTATTTAGGATTGGGATAATAACTCTAGCTTCAGCCCCTTTTTTATCATCAATATTTTTCCTAATTGCAATTCTTTCAGTAAAGAATTCAGAAGTAAACTTTTTTGAAGACAAATGGAACATACCTTTAATTATTTCCTCTTTCTGGATGATTATTGGCTTAGTTTATTTAAACACTAACGTAAATTCGTCAATTCTAAAAAATCAATGGGATTCAAATTTATCTTTGGTAGGCCTTTTCAATTGGATACCTTTTTTCTGGTTTTTTTGGAAATGTCAGAACTTTGTTAAATCAGCAGAGCAAAGACGCAAATGTGCAATATTTTTTATTGTCGGCACTTTCCCAGTTTTAATTAGCGGATTCGGACAGTTTTATTTCGGATGGGAAGGCCCTTTAGAACTTTTTAATGGATTTATAATTTGGTATCAAAGACCCCTAAATGGAATTTCAGGTATGACAGGTATGTTTAATAATCCAAACTATACAGGTGCTTGGTTAAGTTTTATAATTCCTTTCACCCTCGCATCATTTCAAGAAGATAGGAAATCCATTCTCATAAGAGCGTCATCTTTTTTAAATTTTTCAATGGTATTTTTAGGGTTAATTATTACTTACTCAAGAAGTGCTTGGATCTGTTCATTAGTTGCTTTTTTATTCCAAAATCTAGACAAAAAATTCTTAAAATTTATAAAAATATTTCTTATTCTTTTATTATTTATTATTCCTATCTTTTTTGTTTTTAAAGAAAATATTTTATTTATAATAAATAAAATCATTCCAAGCATTTTTCTATCAGAATTTAATCAAGAAAGTTTTAAGAATCTTGATCTTATGAGAATTGAAATTTGGGGATTTGCCTTTAAATTCATATTCCAAAGACCTATTTTTGGTTGGGGATCAGGCTATTTCCCACTAGCATTAGAAAACGAAATAGGAATTTGGAAGGGACATCCTCATAATTTAATTTTAGAGGTATATTTCAATTTTGGTATTATAGTTGGTAGCATTTTATTTATTTTTGTCTTTACTTTAATAGCCAGATCTTTTAAAAATATTTTTATTAGAAAATTTTCAACTATATATGATCGTGCATGGTTTACTTCTGCATTAACTTTGCTAACATCTCAGCTTGTTGACCAACAATATTTAGATATAAGAATTAGTTTATCAATATGGATTTTGCTTGCTGGTCTGAGAAATATTATTCGAGAGCAACAAAACCTTAAATAA